CTGCTGAATCTTCCCGTTAATCAGTTGATAAAGAATTTTTTTATCAGTAGTATAAGCTGCTGTAATGGAAAGCTCTTTCTGATAATTTTCTTTTTCATACAGGTGTACTCCATATAAATGAAGTGCCCTTATATTTTGAATATAGGGAAAAGAGTGAATCTCTTCTTTCAAAAGACCAAGGTCTTCTGATTGAATATTTTTCGGATTTTTTATTAATTCTAAAACTCTGGGATTCATCTTACCAATTCGCTACAATGTCGTTAAAAATCTTGTTAATAATTCTCTCTGTTACAATTTTCACCTGTGAAGCTTCGATATCAGATTGTGACAAGTTGCTGTTAAAGGCAGCTTCATCAGTATAGGTTCTATCAAAACTAGAATCAGGATGTATTTTATTTTCATAATGCACCTTTACAGTAATTGTAAGCTTATTCTGTGCCTGCTGTATCACTCCGCCCGCTGGAGTTTGCGATGTGTTAGAGCTGATCGTAGTTGGCGTAATGGTATAGTCTGTAATTTCTCCTTCAATCAATAGATCAGGATTCTCTTTAGTCCCTTTCAATGTAGTTCTCTGTAGAAATCTATTCTGAATATCTGTTGAAAACTGCTGTGATAATGCAGGGTTTACAAGGGTTGCATTATTGGGAAATTCATTGATCTGAACGGTCTTTTCATCTGTAAGGGATGATCCTGTAAAGCTGTAGCAAGAGTTTAGCACTCCCAGTAAAGCAAAAAGAACTCCAACCAGTATTGGCTGTTTCAGACTAATATTTTTATTTTTAAAATTCATTTTTAGATCCAATTTCAGTAATTTCATCATGTTCAATTTGTTGAATAGCATCTTCATAGGCAAAATAATTTGCAGTATATAAAAATGGTATCGTAAGAAAAATCCCTATTCCGCAAGCAATAACACCAATCTGAGCTAGAATACCCACTACTATTGAGAAAAGCAAAATTGATATTAAATTTCCTTTACTCATTACTTTTGAAATATTCCAAGCCTCTTTTATATCCTTA
This genomic interval from Chryseobacterium joostei contains the following:
- a CDS encoding LptE family protein, producing the protein MNFKNKNISLKQPILVGVLFALLGVLNSCYSFTGSSLTDEKTVQINEFPNNATLVNPALSQQFSTDIQNRFLQRTTLKGTKENPDLLIEGEITDYTITPTTISSNTSQTPAGGVIQQAQNKLTITVKVHYENKIHPDSSFDRTYTDEAAFNSNLSQSDIEASQVKIVTERIINKIFNDIVANW